CTTAGTTCATTGCACCCACTGACCCATCTTCAAAACCAAGGAAAACTGAAAATTCTATGTGGTAATTATTGtaaagaacaaaataaagCCACTTAGAAAACTTGCAAAATGGGCtccacttcttcttctcttaTATTTCCATGAGATCCTTCGTTAgaactagtactactataaaaccTCTTTTGTCTATCCAAATCCCCACAATCTTCACTACAACTCTCAATCAAATTCagattttctttaattttgatattgatgatgagtagtagtagtagtagtaaaggtaaaatcccaaaaaattatagtagcaAATTAGATGAAGATGGAAATGAGGTGAGAAGAGGGCCATGGACACTAGAGGAAGACAATCTACTCATTCAACACATCACCTCTCATGGCGAAGGCCAATGGAATTCCTTATCCAAATCTGCAGGTAAAACTTGAACACATCCTACTGCGTTCAAATTTTCTAATTCCATTTACACTTATCattagtactaattttaattttaattttatttatgcagGGCTTAAACGAACAGGGAAAAGCTGCCGATTAAGATGGCTTAACTATCTGAAACCAGACATCAAAAGAGGAAACCTTAGCCCCCACGAGCAACTCTTGATCCTCGAACTTCATTCCAGATGGGGAAATAGGTccgttatttttttttcatttatatttatatacaaacacttaaatttaaaattatactaaaattgaataataattgCAGGTGGTCGAAAATAGCACAGCACTTGCCGGGAAGGACCGATAACGAAATAAAGAACTATTGGAGGACGAGAGTGCAAAAGCAAGCCAGGCAGCTGAAGATCGATTCCAACAGCAAGAACTTTCTAGAAGCCGTCCGACTCTACTGGATGCCCAGATTGCTCGAGAAAATGGAACAGAACGCCAAGTCGTCATCATCCTCGGAAACTCCGAATATCGCCATCTCCGCCGCCGCGCCGCCGCCTTCACCGATTCAAATTATTAGCCACCCCGCGCCGCCTAATTCAGAGatggaaattgaagaaatttcaaGGCTTTTGAGCTCGCCTGAATCGTTTGATGAAGATTGCGGGTACATTACAGGGTACGGAGTGGGGGAATTGGAATGCCACGCGGCGGATGTTGATTGGTTCGGGGAGGAGATTGGAATGAGCTCTTTTTGGAATAGTGATGAGTTGTGGCAGTTTAGGAGATTAGATTGATAATGACATGTTGTTACTCTAATACTGTTAGTTTTAGTGTACAAAAATGGCTCTTGTTTTTGTCGTAGAGCCAAAAACTTAGTAGtcattatatatactccatgtgtagatcttctttctcttattgctatatattctctccgtcccaataaatatgaaacgtttgttTTTCAGCAcg
The nucleotide sequence above comes from Salvia hispanica cultivar TCC Black 2014 chromosome 5, UniMelb_Shisp_WGS_1.0, whole genome shotgun sequence. Encoded proteins:
- the LOC125187133 gene encoding transcription factor MYB62-like gives rise to the protein MMSSSSSSKGKIPKNYSSKLDEDGNEVRRGPWTLEEDNLLIQHITSHGEGQWNSLSKSAGLKRTGKSCRLRWLNYLKPDIKRGNLSPHEQLLILELHSRWGNRWSKIAQHLPGRTDNEIKNYWRTRVQKQARQLKIDSNSKNFLEAVRLYWMPRLLEKMEQNAKSSSSSETPNIAISAAAPPPSPIQIISHPAPPNSEMEIEEISRLLSSPESFDEDCGYITGYGVGELECHAADVDWFGEEIGMSSFWNSDELWQFRRLD